A genomic region of Bacteroidota bacterium contains the following coding sequences:
- a CDS encoding nucleotidyltransferase substrate binding protein, translating into MPKFELLLNDYQTAVTQLENALKERTDDDLKQAGCIQYFEFCFELAWKTVKAFFEYKGMIDCNSPRDCMKMAFKANLIDNENVWIEMLENRNLTVHTYSIETALDVYKSLPAYLIEMKNLISNIQHQQN; encoded by the coding sequence ATGCCTAAGTTTGAGTTGTTGTTAAACGATTATCAAACGGCGGTAACTCAGCTTGAAAATGCTTTAAAAGAAAGAACAGATGACGATCTAAAACAAGCCGGATGTATACAATATTTTGAGTTTTGCTTTGAACTTGCCTGGAAAACCGTTAAAGCTTTTTTTGAGTATAAAGGAATGATCGACTGCAATTCACCAAGAGACTGTATGAAGATGGCGTTTAAAGCGAACTTAATTGATAATGAAAACGTCTGGATTGAAATGCTCGAAAATAGAAATTTGACTGTTCATACATACAGCATTGAAACTGCTTTGGATGTGTATAAAAGTTTACCTGCTTATCTTATTGAAATGAAAAACTTAATATCAAATATTCAACATCAACAAAATTAA
- a CDS encoding nucleotidyltransferase domain-containing protein, which translates to MNTLREIEITNMIKSVCRQNRHLLINNRVILFGSRASGQNKKHSDFDIGILGEKSLSIADFYKLKDALDELPTLYTIDLVDFNKVSKSFRNEALKNYSVLYA; encoded by the coding sequence ATGAATACGCTACGCGAAATAGAAATAACTAACATGATAAAATCAGTCTGCCGACAAAACCGACACTTGTTAATAAATAACCGCGTTATTCTTTTTGGTTCGAGAGCAAGCGGACAAAACAAGAAACACTCCGACTTTGATATCGGAATACTTGGCGAGAAATCGTTGAGCATTGCAGACTTTTACAAACTGAAAGACGCTTTGGATGAACTGCCTACTTTATACACAATCGACTTAGTTGATTTTAATAAAGTCTCCAAGTCGTTTAGAAATGAAGCGTTAAAAAATTACTCGGTGCTGTATGCCTAA